In Mytilus edulis chromosome 7, xbMytEdul2.2, whole genome shotgun sequence, a single genomic region encodes these proteins:
- the LOC139481446 gene encoding DNA ligase 1-like isoform X6: MSSLEERREARRRRRQQEEELDVKSSLTSPGLDDPLNEKKQKEREDRLQRISGETETPAEDTSSRRSRRRRGTEDDIDTSATEEVTSTRSRRRRGEEEETDSAPVSVPEPEPESQPQVNNNAEEEESRRREEEEEAERQRQAAEETRRRQQEEEDRRRREDEERRQREEEEQRKREEESSEETDSESDMDEDDKRARAQQKDHDDHERKIDEQLKRLKSLENENDLLEEEGWNGTSNGVTSVRKKSDERGKILSPKEPVRRSLTEYSLRTAEDGKCGKLKTFFEEKVEGHVNGDHNELSKSLNFSKKSTVHTPVEDKSPVHEKWKKFEIKQQTKDLQQETKKDLAAYQAKVISPGASRLKDIQKKFEDKTNTENSRSSLGRLSASESHLNEKPISEKDSKKHILDRWNSAVETKKTPSKTQSWLSKSMSVSVEYDLNKKGDKIERLTSKFDHNRNEKTDKVVKSATLPIQTNKDMSLLKRQWSANTEESVNTSDIPEQRTTNRHSVPKVTDRWLRKSQSSVETVSALPAVPESRTRPLSTSSVESNKENQSDPQPRPDSWRRRSSAKAEEEERLERERQEAEEREREEAARQMEEQQKKKKGKRKGLGGLSPEKKKMLKDNEYSSSDDDDDPYHTFIEEGSKFWNAEKKRVLEQRITHLHDLESMDKGDLVKLCKQLHQQLSKLEEEVYDWEVKIRKQDQEIITLTLKVNDSKGKFAKPVLKKVNKTESKFKKLTSKTSKDKADFRDNLKSTGQSKFAIDEEEKAE, from the exons GCTAGATGTAAAAAGTTCACTTACCTCCCCTGGTTTAGATGATCCTTTGAACGAAAAGAAACAGAAGGAGCGAGAGGACCGCCTTCAGAGAAT atctgGTGAGACAGAAACACCAGCAGAAGACACTTCCTCACGCCGAAGCCGAAGAAGGCGTGGCACAGAGGACGACATCGACACATCAGCCACAGAA GAAGTAACAAGTACACGCTCACGTAGACGACGGGGTGAAGAGGAG GAAACTGACAGTGCACCAGTCTCAGTTCCAGAACCAGAACCAGAATCACAACCACAGGTAAACAACAACGCAGAAGAGGAAGAAAGTCGAAGAcgggaagaagaggaagaagctGAGAGACAAAGACAGGCAGCAGAGGAAACAAGACGTAGGCAACAAGAGGAGGAAGATAGAAGACGACGAGAGGACGAAGAAAGAAGACAGAGGGAAGAAGAGGAACAAAGGAAAAGG GAAGAGGAGAGCAGTGAAGAGACAGATTCTGAATCAGACATGGATGAAGATGACAAGAGAGCTCGTGCTCAACAAAAGGACCATGACGATCATGAGAGAAAGATTGACGAACAATTAAAGAGACTTAAAagtttagaaaatgaaaatgatttgttAGAGGAAGAAGGATGGAATGGGACTTCTAATGGTGTCACTTCTGTTCGTAAGAAGTCTGATGAACGAGGAAAAATTTTATCACCTAAGGAACCAGTTAGGCGTTCACTTACTGAATATTCCTTACGAACAGCAGAAGATGGAAAATGTgggaaattaaaaacattttttgaagaaaaagttGAAGGTCATGTGAATGGGGATCATAATGAATTGTCAAAGAGTTTGAACTTTAGTAAAAAATCA ACAGTACATACACCTGTAGAAGACAAATCCCCAGTGCATGAAAAATGgaagaaatttgaaataaaacaacaaacaaaagactTACAACAG GAAACTAAAAAAGATTTGGCTGCTTACCAAGCCAAAGTTATCTCCCCTGGTGCTTCTAGACTCAAAGACATTCAAAAGAAA TTTGAAGATAAAACAAACACAGAAAATTCTAGGAGTTCCTTAGGAAGACTCAGTGCCAGTGAAAGTCATTTAAAT GAAAAGCCTATCTCGGAGAAAGACAGCAAGAAACATATCTTAGATCGCTGGAATTCAGCAGTAGAAACTAAGAAAACTCCATCAAAAACTCAGTCATGGTTATCTAAGTCTATGAGTGTAAGTGTAGAGTACGATCTAAATAAAAAGGGAGATAAGATTGAACGATTGACCTCTAAGTTCGACCATAATAGAAACGAAAAAACAGATAAAGTTGTTAAAAGTGCTACATTACCCATCCaaacaaataaagatatgtccTTATTGAAACGTCAGTGGTCAGCAAATACAGAAGAATCGGTCAATACAAGTGATATTCCAGAACAAAGAACTACAAATAGACATTCTGTTCCTAAAGTTACGGACCGATGGCTACGTAAATCACAATCTTCCGTGGAAACAGTATCTGCTCTTCCTGCGGTGCCAGAATCTAGGACAAGACCATTGTCTACATCATCTGTTGAGAGCAACAAA GAGAATCAGTCAGATCCTCAACCTCGGCCAGACAGTTGGCGACGGAGAAGTTCTGCAAAAGCG GAAGAGGAGGAGAGATTAGAGAGAGAAAGACAAGAGGCAGAGGAAAGAGAACGTGAGGAG GCAGCCAGACAAATGGAGGAacaacaaaagaagaagaagGGAAAGAGGAAGGGACTGGGAGGTCTCTCTCCAGAGAAGAAAAAGATGTTAAAA GACAATGAATATTCATCAAGTGATGATGACGATGATCCATACCATACTTTTATTGAAGAAGGATCAAAGTTTTGGAATGCTGAAAAGAAAAGAGTTTTAGAACAAAGAATTACCCATTTGCATGACCTTGAGAGCATGGATAAAG GTGATTTGGTAAAACTGTGTAAACAATTACATCAACAATTATCTAAACTAGAGGAGGAAGTGTACGACTGGGAGGTGAAAATCAGAAAACAAGATCAAGAG aTTATCACATTAACATTAAAAGTAAATGATTCTAAGGGAAAATT CGCCAAACCAGTCTTAAAGAAAGTCAACAAAACAGAAAGCAA atttaaaaaacTAACTAGTAAAACATCAAAAGATAAAGCAGATTTCCGAGATAACCTGAAATCCACAGGACAAAGCAAATTTGCAATAGATGAAGAAGAGAAG GCTGAATAA
- the LOC139481446 gene encoding trichohyalin-like isoform X5, which produces MSSLEERREARRRRRQQEEELDVKSSLTSPGLDDPLNEKKQKEREDRLQRIAAGFSTINGEDELERRRKERREQRLRSGETETPAEDTSSRRSRRRRGTEDDIDTSATEETDSAPVSVPEPEPESQPQVNNNAEEEESRRREEEEEAERQRQAAEETRRRQQEEEDRRRREDEERRQREEEEQRKREEESSEETDSESDMDEDDKRARAQQKDHDDHERKIDEQLKRLKSLENENDLLEEEGWNGTSNGVTSVRKKSDERGKILSPKEPVRRSLTEYSLRTAEDGKCGKLKTFFEEKVEGHVNGDHNELSKSLNFSKKSTVHTPVEDKSPVHEKWKKFEIKQQTKDLQQETKKDLAAYQAKVISPGASRLKDIQKKFEDKTNTENSRSSLGRLSASESHLNEKPISEKDSKKHILDRWNSAVETKKTPSKTQSWLSKSMSVSVEYDLNKKGDKIERLTSKFDHNRNEKTDKVVKSATLPIQTNKDMSLLKRQWSANTEESVNTSDIPEQRTTNRHSVPKVTDRWLRKSQSSVETVSALPAVPESRTRPLSTSSVESNKENQSDPQPRPDSWRRRSSAKAEEEERLERERQEAEEREREEAARQMEEQQKKKKGKRKGLGGLSPEKKKMLKDNEYSSSDDDDDPYHTFIEEGSKFWNAEKKRVLEQRITHLHDLESMDKGDLVKLCKQLHQQLSKLEEEVYDWEVKIRKQDQEIITLTLKVNDSKGKFAKPVLKKVNKTESKFKKLTSKTSKDKADFRDNLKSTGQSKFAIDEEEKAE; this is translated from the exons GCTAGATGTAAAAAGTTCACTTACCTCCCCTGGTTTAGATGATCCTTTGAACGAAAAGAAACAGAAGGAGCGAGAGGACCGCCTTCAGAGAAT AGCTGCCGGTTTTAGTACAATAAATGGAGAAGATGAATTAGAACGTCGTCGCAAGGAACGTCGAGAACAAAGATTAAG atctgGTGAGACAGAAACACCAGCAGAAGACACTTCCTCACGCCGAAGCCGAAGAAGGCGTGGCACAGAGGACGACATCGACACATCAGCCACAGAA GAAACTGACAGTGCACCAGTCTCAGTTCCAGAACCAGAACCAGAATCACAACCACAGGTAAACAACAACGCAGAAGAGGAAGAAAGTCGAAGAcgggaagaagaggaagaagctGAGAGACAAAGACAGGCAGCAGAGGAAACAAGACGTAGGCAACAAGAGGAGGAAGATAGAAGACGACGAGAGGACGAAGAAAGAAGACAGAGGGAAGAAGAGGAACAAAGGAAAAGG GAAGAGGAGAGCAGTGAAGAGACAGATTCTGAATCAGACATGGATGAAGATGACAAGAGAGCTCGTGCTCAACAAAAGGACCATGACGATCATGAGAGAAAGATTGACGAACAATTAAAGAGACTTAAAagtttagaaaatgaaaatgatttgttAGAGGAAGAAGGATGGAATGGGACTTCTAATGGTGTCACTTCTGTTCGTAAGAAGTCTGATGAACGAGGAAAAATTTTATCACCTAAGGAACCAGTTAGGCGTTCACTTACTGAATATTCCTTACGAACAGCAGAAGATGGAAAATGTgggaaattaaaaacattttttgaagaaaaagttGAAGGTCATGTGAATGGGGATCATAATGAATTGTCAAAGAGTTTGAACTTTAGTAAAAAATCA ACAGTACATACACCTGTAGAAGACAAATCCCCAGTGCATGAAAAATGgaagaaatttgaaataaaacaacaaacaaaagactTACAACAG GAAACTAAAAAAGATTTGGCTGCTTACCAAGCCAAAGTTATCTCCCCTGGTGCTTCTAGACTCAAAGACATTCAAAAGAAA TTTGAAGATAAAACAAACACAGAAAATTCTAGGAGTTCCTTAGGAAGACTCAGTGCCAGTGAAAGTCATTTAAAT GAAAAGCCTATCTCGGAGAAAGACAGCAAGAAACATATCTTAGATCGCTGGAATTCAGCAGTAGAAACTAAGAAAACTCCATCAAAAACTCAGTCATGGTTATCTAAGTCTATGAGTGTAAGTGTAGAGTACGATCTAAATAAAAAGGGAGATAAGATTGAACGATTGACCTCTAAGTTCGACCATAATAGAAACGAAAAAACAGATAAAGTTGTTAAAAGTGCTACATTACCCATCCaaacaaataaagatatgtccTTATTGAAACGTCAGTGGTCAGCAAATACAGAAGAATCGGTCAATACAAGTGATATTCCAGAACAAAGAACTACAAATAGACATTCTGTTCCTAAAGTTACGGACCGATGGCTACGTAAATCACAATCTTCCGTGGAAACAGTATCTGCTCTTCCTGCGGTGCCAGAATCTAGGACAAGACCATTGTCTACATCATCTGTTGAGAGCAACAAA GAGAATCAGTCAGATCCTCAACCTCGGCCAGACAGTTGGCGACGGAGAAGTTCTGCAAAAGCG GAAGAGGAGGAGAGATTAGAGAGAGAAAGACAAGAGGCAGAGGAAAGAGAACGTGAGGAG GCAGCCAGACAAATGGAGGAacaacaaaagaagaagaagGGAAAGAGGAAGGGACTGGGAGGTCTCTCTCCAGAGAAGAAAAAGATGTTAAAA GACAATGAATATTCATCAAGTGATGATGACGATGATCCATACCATACTTTTATTGAAGAAGGATCAAAGTTTTGGAATGCTGAAAAGAAAAGAGTTTTAGAACAAAGAATTACCCATTTGCATGACCTTGAGAGCATGGATAAAG GTGATTTGGTAAAACTGTGTAAACAATTACATCAACAATTATCTAAACTAGAGGAGGAAGTGTACGACTGGGAGGTGAAAATCAGAAAACAAGATCAAGAG aTTATCACATTAACATTAAAAGTAAATGATTCTAAGGGAAAATT CGCCAAACCAGTCTTAAAGAAAGTCAACAAAACAGAAAGCAA atttaaaaaacTAACTAGTAAAACATCAAAAGATAAAGCAGATTTCCGAGATAACCTGAAATCCACAGGACAAAGCAAATTTGCAATAGATGAAGAAGAGAAG GCTGAATAA
- the LOC139481446 gene encoding trichohyalin-like isoform X8, translated as MSSLEERREARRRRRQQEEELDVKSSLTSPGLDDPLNEKKQKEREDRLQRISGETETPAEDTSSRRSRRRRGTEDDIDTSATEETDSAPVSVPEPEPESQPQVNNNAEEEESRRREEEEEAERQRQAAEETRRRQQEEEDRRRREDEERRQREEEEQRKREEESSEETDSESDMDEDDKRARAQQKDHDDHERKIDEQLKRLKSLENENDLLEEEGWNGTSNGVTSVRKKSDERGKILSPKEPVRRSLTEYSLRTAEDGKCGKLKTFFEEKVEGHVNGDHNELSKSLNFSKKSTVHTPVEDKSPVHEKWKKFEIKQQTKDLQQETKKDLAAYQAKVISPGASRLKDIQKKFEDKTNTENSRSSLGRLSASESHLNEKPISEKDSKKHILDRWNSAVETKKTPSKTQSWLSKSMSVSVEYDLNKKGDKIERLTSKFDHNRNEKTDKVVKSATLPIQTNKDMSLLKRQWSANTEESVNTSDIPEQRTTNRHSVPKVTDRWLRKSQSSVETVSALPAVPESRTRPLSTSSVESNKENQSDPQPRPDSWRRRSSAKAEEEERLERERQEAEEREREEAARQMEEQQKKKKGKRKGLGGLSPEKKKMLKDNEYSSSDDDDDPYHTFIEEGSKFWNAEKKRVLEQRITHLHDLESMDKGDLVKLCKQLHQQLSKLEEEVYDWEVKIRKQDQEIITLTLKVNDSKGKFAKPVLKKVNKTESKFKKLTSKTSKDKADFRDNLKSTGQSKFAIDEEEKAE; from the exons GCTAGATGTAAAAAGTTCACTTACCTCCCCTGGTTTAGATGATCCTTTGAACGAAAAGAAACAGAAGGAGCGAGAGGACCGCCTTCAGAGAAT atctgGTGAGACAGAAACACCAGCAGAAGACACTTCCTCACGCCGAAGCCGAAGAAGGCGTGGCACAGAGGACGACATCGACACATCAGCCACAGAA GAAACTGACAGTGCACCAGTCTCAGTTCCAGAACCAGAACCAGAATCACAACCACAGGTAAACAACAACGCAGAAGAGGAAGAAAGTCGAAGAcgggaagaagaggaagaagctGAGAGACAAAGACAGGCAGCAGAGGAAACAAGACGTAGGCAACAAGAGGAGGAAGATAGAAGACGACGAGAGGACGAAGAAAGAAGACAGAGGGAAGAAGAGGAACAAAGGAAAAGG GAAGAGGAGAGCAGTGAAGAGACAGATTCTGAATCAGACATGGATGAAGATGACAAGAGAGCTCGTGCTCAACAAAAGGACCATGACGATCATGAGAGAAAGATTGACGAACAATTAAAGAGACTTAAAagtttagaaaatgaaaatgatttgttAGAGGAAGAAGGATGGAATGGGACTTCTAATGGTGTCACTTCTGTTCGTAAGAAGTCTGATGAACGAGGAAAAATTTTATCACCTAAGGAACCAGTTAGGCGTTCACTTACTGAATATTCCTTACGAACAGCAGAAGATGGAAAATGTgggaaattaaaaacattttttgaagaaaaagttGAAGGTCATGTGAATGGGGATCATAATGAATTGTCAAAGAGTTTGAACTTTAGTAAAAAATCA ACAGTACATACACCTGTAGAAGACAAATCCCCAGTGCATGAAAAATGgaagaaatttgaaataaaacaacaaacaaaagactTACAACAG GAAACTAAAAAAGATTTGGCTGCTTACCAAGCCAAAGTTATCTCCCCTGGTGCTTCTAGACTCAAAGACATTCAAAAGAAA TTTGAAGATAAAACAAACACAGAAAATTCTAGGAGTTCCTTAGGAAGACTCAGTGCCAGTGAAAGTCATTTAAAT GAAAAGCCTATCTCGGAGAAAGACAGCAAGAAACATATCTTAGATCGCTGGAATTCAGCAGTAGAAACTAAGAAAACTCCATCAAAAACTCAGTCATGGTTATCTAAGTCTATGAGTGTAAGTGTAGAGTACGATCTAAATAAAAAGGGAGATAAGATTGAACGATTGACCTCTAAGTTCGACCATAATAGAAACGAAAAAACAGATAAAGTTGTTAAAAGTGCTACATTACCCATCCaaacaaataaagatatgtccTTATTGAAACGTCAGTGGTCAGCAAATACAGAAGAATCGGTCAATACAAGTGATATTCCAGAACAAAGAACTACAAATAGACATTCTGTTCCTAAAGTTACGGACCGATGGCTACGTAAATCACAATCTTCCGTGGAAACAGTATCTGCTCTTCCTGCGGTGCCAGAATCTAGGACAAGACCATTGTCTACATCATCTGTTGAGAGCAACAAA GAGAATCAGTCAGATCCTCAACCTCGGCCAGACAGTTGGCGACGGAGAAGTTCTGCAAAAGCG GAAGAGGAGGAGAGATTAGAGAGAGAAAGACAAGAGGCAGAGGAAAGAGAACGTGAGGAG GCAGCCAGACAAATGGAGGAacaacaaaagaagaagaagGGAAAGAGGAAGGGACTGGGAGGTCTCTCTCCAGAGAAGAAAAAGATGTTAAAA GACAATGAATATTCATCAAGTGATGATGACGATGATCCATACCATACTTTTATTGAAGAAGGATCAAAGTTTTGGAATGCTGAAAAGAAAAGAGTTTTAGAACAAAGAATTACCCATTTGCATGACCTTGAGAGCATGGATAAAG GTGATTTGGTAAAACTGTGTAAACAATTACATCAACAATTATCTAAACTAGAGGAGGAAGTGTACGACTGGGAGGTGAAAATCAGAAAACAAGATCAAGAG aTTATCACATTAACATTAAAAGTAAATGATTCTAAGGGAAAATT CGCCAAACCAGTCTTAAAGAAAGTCAACAAAACAGAAAGCAA atttaaaaaacTAACTAGTAAAACATCAAAAGATAAAGCAGATTTCCGAGATAACCTGAAATCCACAGGACAAAGCAAATTTGCAATAGATGAAGAAGAGAAG GCTGAATAA
- the LOC139481446 gene encoding trichohyalin-like isoform X1: protein MSSLEERREARRRRRQQEEELDVKSSLTSPGLDDPLNEKKQKEREDRLQRIAAGFSTINGEDELERRRKERREQRLRSGETETPAEDTSSRRSRRRRGTEDDIDTSATEEVTSTRSRRRRGEEEETDSAPVSVPEPEPESQPQVNNNAEEEESRRREEEEEAERQRQAAEETRRRQQEEEDRRRREDEERRQREEEEQRKREEESSEETDSESDMDEDDKRARAQQKDHDDHERKIDEQLKRLKSLENENDLLEEEGWNGTSNGVTSVRKKSDERGKILSPKEPVRRSLTEYSLRTAEDGKCGKLKTFFEEKVEGHVNGDHNELSKSLNFSKKSTVHTPVEDKSPVHEKWKKFEIKQQTKDLQQETKKDLAAYQAKVISPGASRLKDIQKKFEDKTNTENSRSSLGRLSASESHLNEKPISEKDSKKHILDRWNSAVETKKTPSKTQSWLSKSMSVSVEYDLNKKGDKIERLTSKFDHNRNEKTDKVVKSATLPIQTNKDMSLLKRQWSANTEESVNTSDIPEQRTTNRHSVPKVTDRWLRKSQSSVETVSALPAVPESRTRPLSTSSVESNKENQSDPQPRPDSWRRRSSAKAEEEERLERERQEAEEREREEAARQMEEQQKKKKGKRKGLGGLSPEKKKMLKDNEYSSSDDDDDPYHTFIEEGSKFWNAEKKRVLEQRITHLHDLESMDKGDLVKLCKQLHQQLSKLEEEVYDWEVKIRKQDQEIITLTLKVNDSKGKFAKPVLKKVNKTESKFKKLTSKTSKDKADFRDNLKSTGQSKFAIDEEEKAE, encoded by the exons GCTAGATGTAAAAAGTTCACTTACCTCCCCTGGTTTAGATGATCCTTTGAACGAAAAGAAACAGAAGGAGCGAGAGGACCGCCTTCAGAGAAT AGCTGCCGGTTTTAGTACAATAAATGGAGAAGATGAATTAGAACGTCGTCGCAAGGAACGTCGAGAACAAAGATTAAG atctgGTGAGACAGAAACACCAGCAGAAGACACTTCCTCACGCCGAAGCCGAAGAAGGCGTGGCACAGAGGACGACATCGACACATCAGCCACAGAA GAAGTAACAAGTACACGCTCACGTAGACGACGGGGTGAAGAGGAG GAAACTGACAGTGCACCAGTCTCAGTTCCAGAACCAGAACCAGAATCACAACCACAGGTAAACAACAACGCAGAAGAGGAAGAAAGTCGAAGAcgggaagaagaggaagaagctGAGAGACAAAGACAGGCAGCAGAGGAAACAAGACGTAGGCAACAAGAGGAGGAAGATAGAAGACGACGAGAGGACGAAGAAAGAAGACAGAGGGAAGAAGAGGAACAAAGGAAAAGG GAAGAGGAGAGCAGTGAAGAGACAGATTCTGAATCAGACATGGATGAAGATGACAAGAGAGCTCGTGCTCAACAAAAGGACCATGACGATCATGAGAGAAAGATTGACGAACAATTAAAGAGACTTAAAagtttagaaaatgaaaatgatttgttAGAGGAAGAAGGATGGAATGGGACTTCTAATGGTGTCACTTCTGTTCGTAAGAAGTCTGATGAACGAGGAAAAATTTTATCACCTAAGGAACCAGTTAGGCGTTCACTTACTGAATATTCCTTACGAACAGCAGAAGATGGAAAATGTgggaaattaaaaacattttttgaagaaaaagttGAAGGTCATGTGAATGGGGATCATAATGAATTGTCAAAGAGTTTGAACTTTAGTAAAAAATCA ACAGTACATACACCTGTAGAAGACAAATCCCCAGTGCATGAAAAATGgaagaaatttgaaataaaacaacaaacaaaagactTACAACAG GAAACTAAAAAAGATTTGGCTGCTTACCAAGCCAAAGTTATCTCCCCTGGTGCTTCTAGACTCAAAGACATTCAAAAGAAA TTTGAAGATAAAACAAACACAGAAAATTCTAGGAGTTCCTTAGGAAGACTCAGTGCCAGTGAAAGTCATTTAAAT GAAAAGCCTATCTCGGAGAAAGACAGCAAGAAACATATCTTAGATCGCTGGAATTCAGCAGTAGAAACTAAGAAAACTCCATCAAAAACTCAGTCATGGTTATCTAAGTCTATGAGTGTAAGTGTAGAGTACGATCTAAATAAAAAGGGAGATAAGATTGAACGATTGACCTCTAAGTTCGACCATAATAGAAACGAAAAAACAGATAAAGTTGTTAAAAGTGCTACATTACCCATCCaaacaaataaagatatgtccTTATTGAAACGTCAGTGGTCAGCAAATACAGAAGAATCGGTCAATACAAGTGATATTCCAGAACAAAGAACTACAAATAGACATTCTGTTCCTAAAGTTACGGACCGATGGCTACGTAAATCACAATCTTCCGTGGAAACAGTATCTGCTCTTCCTGCGGTGCCAGAATCTAGGACAAGACCATTGTCTACATCATCTGTTGAGAGCAACAAA GAGAATCAGTCAGATCCTCAACCTCGGCCAGACAGTTGGCGACGGAGAAGTTCTGCAAAAGCG GAAGAGGAGGAGAGATTAGAGAGAGAAAGACAAGAGGCAGAGGAAAGAGAACGTGAGGAG GCAGCCAGACAAATGGAGGAacaacaaaagaagaagaagGGAAAGAGGAAGGGACTGGGAGGTCTCTCTCCAGAGAAGAAAAAGATGTTAAAA GACAATGAATATTCATCAAGTGATGATGACGATGATCCATACCATACTTTTATTGAAGAAGGATCAAAGTTTTGGAATGCTGAAAAGAAAAGAGTTTTAGAACAAAGAATTACCCATTTGCATGACCTTGAGAGCATGGATAAAG GTGATTTGGTAAAACTGTGTAAACAATTACATCAACAATTATCTAAACTAGAGGAGGAAGTGTACGACTGGGAGGTGAAAATCAGAAAACAAGATCAAGAG aTTATCACATTAACATTAAAAGTAAATGATTCTAAGGGAAAATT CGCCAAACCAGTCTTAAAGAAAGTCAACAAAACAGAAAGCAA atttaaaaaacTAACTAGTAAAACATCAAAAGATAAAGCAGATTTCCGAGATAACCTGAAATCCACAGGACAAAGCAAATTTGCAATAGATGAAGAAGAGAAG GCTGAATAA